A part of Halictus rubicundus isolate RS-2024b chromosome 4, iyHalRubi1_principal, whole genome shotgun sequence genomic DNA contains:
- the LOC143353658 gene encoding uncharacterized protein LOC143353658, with translation MSCVHHQSSDHSRERCYYDGQYNRYANLSYSPATRSRDVFQSAYCAGWKPLDSQGNSYETPLAARGDQTYADARTQNGRASSCRQETRRNVDPHILEKMQAKLRHLEDSNVVVQTRNQTLVAENKTLLSKLEEECNEVKRVEERMACLRAELDREKLRLLETKEAAEQRKHEPIVETSGTSTTNMISKVDRGVQIWAVCSGCQRKLESCEKLPPTVTITKSELEELEKDMQTLRDTIIAREEAWDKAMEREENDRQQLIRLTTETITARHLSETCSEELQAATKTLSERESELKSLQKDNLYLNRLIVKLYTCQQSYRDEHQRTTFPVDINEKDQRYIEEIVRRTINGKNKQKTKPKTSFERNPNHGNHQNAKSSPLKEPKR, from the exons ATGTCGTGCGTGCATCATCAATCCTCGGATCATTCGAGGGAAAGGTGCTACTACGACGGACAGTACAATCGTTACGCGAATCTCTCTTATTCGCCGGCGACTCGCTCTCGGGATGTCTTCCAATCCG CATACTGCGCTGGATGGAAACCGCTGGATTCGCAAGGCAACAGCTATGAGACCCCCTTGGCAG CCAGGGGAGACCAGACGTATGCGGACGCGCGGACGCAAAACGGAAGGGCGTCATCCTGCAGACAGGAAACCCGAAGGAACGTGGACCCCCACATTCTCGAGAAAATGCAAGCGAAACTGAGGCACCTCGAGGACAGTAACGTCGTGGTGCAAACGCGTAACCAGACTCTCGTCGCTGAAAACAAAACGCTTTTGTCCAA GTTGGAGGAGGAATGTAACGAAGTGAAAAGGGTCGAGGAGAGGATGGCGTGTCTGAGAGCAGAGCTAGATCGCGAGAAGCTGAGACTGCTGGAGACAAAGGAAGCCGCAGAGCAA CGCAAGCACGAGCCGATCGTCGAAACGAGCGGAACATCGACGACTAACATGATTTCGAAGGTAGACAGGGGTGTGCAAATTTGGGCGGTATGCTCGGGCTGTCAGAGAAAACTGGAGAGCTGCGAGAAACTTCCTCCCACTGTCACCATTACCAA ATCGGAGCTGGAGGAGTTGGAGAAGGACATGCAGACCCTGCGCGACACCATAATCGCCAGAGAGGAGGCGTGGGACAAGGCGATGGAGCGCGAGGAAAATGACAGGCAACAATTAATTCGGTTAACTACAGAGACGATCACGGCCCGTCACCTGTCCGAAACGTGTTCCGAGGAGCTGCAAGCTGCCACGAAAACTTTGTCG GAAAGGGAATCGGAATTGAAGTCGCTGCAGAAGGACAACCTTTACCTGAACAGGCTGATAGTCAAGCTGTACACCTGTCAGCAAAG TTACAGGGATGAACACCAAAGGACCACCTTCCCCGTGGACATAAACGAGAAGGATCAACGGTACATCGAGGAGATCGTGCGACGAACGATCAACGGAAAGAACAAGCAAAAGACGAAGCCGAAGACTTCTTTCGAAAGGAATCCGAATCATGGCAATCATCAAAACGCGAAGTCGAGTCCCCTAAAAGAACCGAAACGTTGA